One stretch of Corynebacterium callunae DSM 20147 DNA includes these proteins:
- a CDS encoding NCS2 family permease → MTSRNTTESQGALDRYFKISERGSSIGTEVRAGIVTFFAMAYIIILNPLILGTTEDINGTTLGIPQVAAATALAAGVMTIAFGLIARYPFGIATGLGINTMVAVTLVSGEGLTWPEAMGLVVIDGIVIVILAVSGFRVAVFRAIPASMKAAIGVGIGLFIAMIGLVDAGFVRRIPDAAGTTVPVTLGINGSIASWPTFVFIIGVLLCGFMVVRKVRGGLFLGILGTTIIAIIVEAIFGAGPSFENGEANPAGWNLAVPGIPDSFGGVPDLSLVGAVDLIGAFSRIGVVAATLLVFTLVLANFFDAMGTMTALGKQAGLADEEGNLPDIKKALIVEGAGAIVGGAVSASSNTVFADSSAGVADGARTGLANIVTGVLFLLAMFLTPLYEIVPIEAAAPVLVVVGCMMMAQIREIDFTQFYIAFPAFLTIVIMPFTYSIANGIGVGFIMYALMAVAAGKAKEVHWLMWLVAALFAVFFAIDPIMGAIS, encoded by the coding sequence ATGACGTCGAGAAATACTACCGAATCCCAGGGCGCCCTGGATCGGTATTTCAAAATTTCGGAGCGAGGATCCAGTATCGGCACGGAAGTCCGTGCAGGTATTGTCACCTTCTTCGCGATGGCCTACATCATCATCCTTAACCCACTGATCCTTGGTACCACCGAGGACATCAATGGCACCACCCTCGGCATCCCACAGGTTGCTGCAGCCACTGCTTTGGCTGCCGGTGTCATGACCATCGCCTTCGGCCTGATCGCGCGTTACCCATTTGGTATCGCAACCGGCCTTGGCATCAACACCATGGTGGCCGTCACCCTGGTCTCCGGCGAAGGCCTCACCTGGCCAGAAGCTATGGGCCTGGTTGTAATTGACGGTATCGTCATCGTCATCTTGGCTGTCTCCGGCTTCCGCGTGGCCGTTTTCCGTGCAATCCCAGCTTCTATGAAGGCTGCGATCGGCGTGGGCATTGGTTTGTTCATCGCCATGATTGGCCTGGTTGACGCTGGCTTTGTGCGCCGTATTCCAGATGCTGCCGGCACCACCGTTCCCGTTACCTTGGGAATTAACGGTTCTATCGCTTCTTGGCCAACCTTTGTCTTCATCATTGGCGTTTTGCTTTGTGGCTTTATGGTGGTCCGTAAGGTCCGCGGCGGTCTCTTCCTCGGAATCCTGGGCACCACCATCATCGCCATCATTGTGGAGGCTATTTTTGGTGCAGGTCCATCCTTTGAAAATGGTGAAGCGAACCCGGCTGGCTGGAACCTCGCAGTTCCAGGAATCCCAGATTCCTTCGGCGGAGTTCCTGACCTTTCCCTCGTGGGCGCAGTTGACCTCATCGGTGCGTTCTCCCGCATCGGCGTTGTAGCCGCCACCTTGCTGGTATTCACCCTGGTATTGGCAAACTTCTTTGACGCAATGGGAACCATGACTGCGCTTGGTAAGCAAGCTGGCTTGGCTGATGAAGAAGGCAACCTTCCTGATATCAAGAAGGCCCTGATCGTAGAAGGCGCTGGCGCAATTGTTGGTGGCGCAGTTTCTGCTTCCTCCAACACCGTTTTCGCTGACTCCTCCGCTGGTGTTGCTGATGGCGCTCGCACCGGCCTGGCAAATATCGTCACCGGTGTGCTCTTCTTGCTGGCCATGTTCCTCACCCCGCTGTATGAGATCGTGCCAATTGAAGCAGCAGCTCCTGTGCTCGTTGTTGTGGGTTGCATGATGATGGCTCAGATCCGCGAGATCGACTTCACCCAGTTCTACATCGCATTCCCAGCCTTCCTCACCATCGTTATCATGCCTTTCACCTACTCCATTGCCAACGGCATTGGCGTCGGATTCATCATGTACGCATTGATGGCAGTAGCTGCTGGCAAGGCAAAGGAAGTGCACTGGCTCATGTGGCTGGTAGCTGCACTATTTGCAGTATTCTTCGCTATCGACCCAATCATGGGTGCCATTAGCTAA
- a CDS encoding TrmH family RNA methyltransferase, whose product MERILISGPADPRLDDFRDLNHSDSRPDLPGGKGLVVAEGPLVVGRLLESRFPVRAIVGFKNKLDSFFASFQAENSGVDLSGIPIYEVTRETLATVAGFDMHRGLLATADRVVEDSVASVLEGARTVVVLEGVGDHENIGSMFRNAAGMGVDAILFGNGCADPLYRRVVRVSMGHVLRLPFAHLEGSYTTWQRSLEELSQAGFHLVSLTPDPAAVHLEDALKGRDKVALLVGAEGPGLTEHAMRATDVRARIPMAPGTDSLNLATSAAIAFYERDRSQRT is encoded by the coding sequence ATGGAAAGAATCCTCATCTCTGGCCCCGCAGATCCACGCCTGGATGATTTCCGTGATCTTAACCATTCGGATTCTCGTCCAGACTTGCCCGGTGGCAAGGGCCTGGTAGTTGCTGAAGGACCACTCGTGGTGGGACGTCTGCTGGAATCTCGTTTTCCAGTTCGTGCCATCGTGGGATTCAAAAATAAGCTGGATTCCTTTTTTGCTTCTTTTCAGGCTGAAAACTCAGGTGTTGATCTTTCGGGGATCCCGATTTATGAAGTTACCCGCGAAACTCTGGCAACTGTTGCCGGCTTTGATATGCACCGTGGTTTGTTGGCAACTGCGGACAGAGTGGTGGAGGATTCTGTAGCTTCCGTTTTGGAGGGCGCCCGCACAGTGGTGGTTCTCGAAGGCGTTGGCGATCATGAAAACATTGGTTCCATGTTCCGTAACGCTGCGGGCATGGGAGTAGACGCCATTCTCTTTGGCAATGGTTGTGCAGATCCGCTCTACCGCCGTGTGGTTCGCGTCTCCATGGGCCATGTGCTGCGTCTGCCATTTGCGCATTTAGAGGGCAGTTACACCACCTGGCAACGGAGCTTGGAAGAGCTTTCCCAAGCCGGTTTCCACTTGGTTTCGCTTACCCCGGATCCCGCAGCGGTTCACCTTGAAGATGCTCTTAAAGGGCGCGATAAGGTGGCCTTGCTGGTGGGAGCTGAAGGCCCCGGTCTAACCGAACACGCTATGCGGGCAACCGATGTACGCGCTCGTATTCCAATGGCGCCGGGTACAGATAGCCTTAACCTGGCTACTTCGGCAGCGATTGCGTTTTATGAACGCGACCGCTCCCAAAGAACTTAA